From a single Methanofollis sp. W23 genomic region:
- a CDS encoding DNA replication complex GINS family protein yields the protein MMDLDDLRIIVWNERESGKLSEIPNDLFRAAKVSLDELYDEIDHIRDPFSEESAVLQDRFQAIKETLNAIIKIRLKKILRLAEAQNEAEYSDKEELKLMLPAERAMFDAVCGEIAACRSDLLKGTEREFTLSSAPHEPGPVPLPHEEEGPALEVTPESETALVLIREEVPEFMGLDGRTYALEREDIVTLPRENADVLCGRNIALNIRLIK from the coding sequence ATGATGGACCTTGACGACCTCAGGATCATCGTATGGAACGAACGGGAGAGCGGGAAACTCTCCGAGATCCCAAACGACCTCTTCAGGGCGGCGAAGGTCTCTCTCGACGAACTCTACGACGAGATCGATCATATCAGAGACCCCTTCTCCGAGGAGAGCGCCGTCCTCCAGGACAGGTTCCAGGCGATCAAGGAGACGCTCAATGCCATCATCAAGATCAGGCTCAAAAAGATCCTGAGACTCGCGGAGGCCCAGAACGAGGCCGAGTACTCAGACAAAGAAGAACTCAAACTGATGCTGCCGGCAGAGCGGGCGATGTTTGATGCGGTCTGCGGCGAGATCGCCGCATGCCGCAGCGACCTCCTGAAAGGGACAGAGAGGGAGTTCACTCTCTCTTCTGCACCTCACGAGCCCGGACCGGTCCCTCTGCCTCATGAGGAGGAAGGGCCGGCACTCGAGGTCACGCCAGAGAGCGAGACCGCGCTGGTGCTGATCAGAGAGGAGGTTCCCGAGTTCATGGGACTTGACGGCCGCACCTATGCCCTTGAGAGAGAGGATATCGTCACCCTCCCCAGGGAGAATGCGGACGTCCTCTGCGGGCGCAACATAGCCTTAAATATAAGGCTTATCAAATAA
- a CDS encoding 50S ribosomal protein L44e, with translation MKMPAKFRAYCPHCRSHEVHEVEKVKKGRVNGLHWIDRQKARRGKVGNMGKFSKVPGGDKPTKKVNIRYRCTKCGKAHLRPGWRAGKFEIVE, from the coding sequence ATGAAGATGCCAGCAAAATTTAGGGCTTACTGTCCGCACTGCAGATCACATGAGGTACACGAGGTTGAAAAGGTGAAGAAAGGTCGTGTAAACGGCCTGCACTGGATCGACCGGCAGAAAGCCCGGAGAGGCAAAGTGGGCAACATGGGCAAGTTCTCAAAGGTGCCTGGTGGCGATAAGCCGACCAAGAAGGTCAACATCAGGTACCGTTGCACCAAGTGCGGGAAAGCACACCTCCGTCCGGGTTGGAGAGCAGGCAAGTTCGAGATTGTGGAGTGA
- a CDS encoding 30S ribosomal protein S27e, which yields MVRQHRENRSKFYKVKCPDCENEQVIFEKAATVVECAVCGHVLAEPTGGRATIKAEITAELQ from the coding sequence ATGGTACGTCAGCACAGAGAGAACAGGAGCAAGTTCTACAAGGTCAAGTGTCCGGACTGCGAGAACGAACAGGTGATCTTCGAGAAGGCTGCAACGGTCGTCGAGTGTGCGGTCTGCGGGCATGTGCTCGCCGAACCTACCGGTGGCCGGGCAACGATCAAGGCTGAGATCACGGCAGAACTCCAGTGA
- a CDS encoding translation initiation factor IF-2 subunit alpha: MHDKDEWPEEGELVVCTVENVKDFVAFVRLDEYTSKKGLIHISEIATGWVKYIRDYVREGQKVVCKVLSVDPRRGHIDLSLKDVNDHQRREKIQEWKNEQKAEKWIGFVAKDTGTDPQAIKDTFYAAFGLLYPAFEEIVVKGDDALKTFELDSKVNEALKTVAQENVKIPRVTITGTLVLTSTKPDGVNIIRRALRSAQPKVDDDVEIELTYLGAPNYRVKVTAPDYKKAEKVIDKASTAAIGVMERAKDSGKFVRKAKSA; encoded by the coding sequence ATGCACGATAAAGACGAATGGCCGGAAGAGGGCGAACTCGTCGTATGCACCGTTGAAAACGTCAAAGACTTTGTAGCCTTTGTGCGTCTGGATGAATACACGAGCAAGAAAGGGCTCATTCATATCTCCGAGATCGCCACCGGCTGGGTCAAGTACATCCGCGATTACGTCAGGGAGGGACAGAAGGTCGTCTGCAAGGTGCTCAGTGTCGACCCACGCCGCGGCCACATCGACCTCTCTCTCAAGGATGTCAACGACCACCAGCGGCGCGAGAAGATCCAGGAGTGGAAGAACGAGCAGAAGGCCGAGAAGTGGATCGGGTTTGTCGCAAAAGACACTGGCACCGATCCACAAGCGATCAAAGATACGTTCTACGCTGCCTTCGGGCTGCTCTATCCGGCATTCGAGGAGATCGTGGTCAAGGGCGACGACGCCTTGAAGACCTTCGAGCTTGACTCAAAGGTCAACGAGGCCCTCAAGACCGTCGCACAGGAAAATGTAAAGATCCCGAGGGTGACGATCACCGGCACCCTCGTCCTCACCTCGACAAAGCCGGACGGCGTAAACATCATCCGCAGGGCCCTCAGGAGCGCCCAGCCAAAGGTCGATGACGACGTCGAGATCGAACTCACCTATCTCGGGGCACCGAACTACCGGGTGAAGGTCACCGCCCCTGATTACAAGAAGGCCGAGAAGGTCATTGACAAGGCATCGACCGCGGCAATTGGGGTCATGGAACGGGCAAAAGACTCCGGAAAGTTCGTACGAAAGGCAAAGAGTGCATGA
- a CDS encoding RNA-protein complex protein Nop10: MSGRIRYCERDRRYTLFFRCPVCGGPTRTAHPARYSPQDRYGAYRRLAKRWTT; the protein is encoded by the coding sequence ATGAGCGGTCGGATCCGATATTGTGAGCGGGACCGCCGCTACACCCTGTTTTTCCGCTGTCCAGTCTGTGGGGGGCCGACAAGGACGGCACACCCGGCCAGATACTCTCCTCAGGACCGGTACGGCGCCTACAGGAGGCTGGCAAAGCGATGGACGACATAG
- a CDS encoding proteasome assembly chaperone family protein, producing MDDIDIAFLTEDKVKADVLIEGLPGIGQVGKLVVEHLIDELGAEQIVDIYSIYFPPQVLIEPGGVARLPSNEIYLWKGEEISIAFLIGDFQSTSNEGHYLLSEAYLDIAEELGVKRVYTLGGFGVGHLVEEPHVLGAVNDERLIEEVTTAGGVMTGDEPGGIVGAAGLLLGLSAERNMDGICLMGETSGYLVDPKSAREVLLVLARLLGIEVDPTRLTEHAAEMEKIIARYEEMERGKEDESLNYIG from the coding sequence ATGGACGACATAGACATAGCGTTTCTCACCGAAGATAAGGTCAAGGCGGACGTCCTCATCGAAGGCCTGCCAGGGATCGGGCAGGTCGGCAAACTCGTCGTCGAGCACCTGATCGATGAACTCGGCGCAGAACAGATCGTGGATATTTACTCTATTTATTTCCCACCACAGGTGCTCATCGAACCTGGCGGGGTTGCGCGCCTGCCCTCCAACGAGATCTATCTCTGGAAGGGCGAAGAGATCTCGATCGCGTTTCTCATCGGGGATTTCCAGAGCACCTCAAATGAGGGGCATTATCTCCTTTCAGAAGCATATCTCGACATCGCCGAGGAACTCGGGGTAAAGCGGGTCTATACCCTGGGCGGGTTCGGGGTCGGGCACCTGGTCGAGGAGCCGCACGTGCTCGGCGCAGTGAACGACGAGAGGCTCATCGAAGAGGTGACCACGGCCGGCGGCGTGATGACCGGCGACGAACCCGGCGGGATCGTCGGGGCGGCAGGGCTCCTCCTCGGGCTCTCTGCAGAGCGCAATATGGACGGGATATGCCTGATGGGCGAGACGTCCGGGTACCTCGTCGACCCGAAAAGTGCCAGGGAGGTGCTCCTGGTCCTTGCCAGGCTCCTCGGGATCGAGGTCGATCCCACACGGCTTACCGAGCATGCCGCGGAGATGGAGAAGATCATCGCCAGGTACGAGGAGATGGAACGCGGCAAAGAGGACGAGTCTCTCAATTATATCGGGTGA
- a CDS encoding endonuclease Q family protein, whose protein sequence is MAVYADLHIHSPFSMATSPSMTPASLCEAAAVKGIEVLGSGDALHPEWRAAWKAYEDETGTVVLPTTEVEGKGRVHHLIIMEDFSLFEELAAVLAPHSRDLLTGGRPHVRLDGETIAAAVHDLGGLVGPAHAFTPWTSLYASHDSVASCYGEEPINFLELGLSADTSYGAGIPELDGVPFLSNSDAHSAHPVKLGREFNRLDLDTVTTKAAFDAVKQGKVSLNAGFFPEEGKYNRTACTRCYRHYSLDEAEAHAWTCPVDGGRIKKGVQNRAHELGGGGDLSGRPPYYHIIPLGEIIRVVLGVSSPMTKKVEARYARLTETFETEIAVLAEVPPEEIAGVDPEIGAAIGAFREGQVKLVPGGGGKYGTFSFL, encoded by the coding sequence ATGGCGGTCTATGCCGATCTCCATATCCACTCCCCCTTCTCGATGGCGACCTCACCCTCAATGACGCCGGCGTCTCTCTGCGAGGCGGCAGCGGTCAAGGGGATCGAGGTGCTGGGAAGCGGGGACGCCCTTCACCCAGAGTGGCGGGCGGCCTGGAAGGCATATGAAGATGAGACCGGGACGGTCGTCCTCCCGACCACCGAGGTGGAGGGGAAGGGACGGGTCCACCACCTCATCATCATGGAGGACTTCTCTCTCTTCGAGGAACTCGCCGCAGTCCTTGCCCCCCACTCCCGCGACCTTCTGACCGGGGGACGGCCGCATGTGCGCCTCGACGGCGAGACGATCGCCGCGGCGGTCCATGACCTCGGTGGTCTGGTCGGCCCAGCCCATGCCTTCACCCCCTGGACCTCGCTCTATGCGTCGCATGATTCGGTCGCCTCCTGTTATGGCGAAGAACCGATCAACTTTCTCGAACTCGGGCTCTCGGCCGACACCTCATACGGCGCCGGGATCCCTGAACTCGACGGCGTCCCCTTCCTCTCCAACTCTGACGCCCATTCAGCCCATCCGGTCAAACTGGGCCGCGAGTTCAACCGCCTCGACCTCGATACGGTCACGACGAAGGCCGCCTTCGACGCGGTGAAACAAGGGAAGGTCTCTCTCAATGCCGGGTTCTTCCCTGAGGAGGGGAAGTACAACCGCACGGCCTGCACCAGGTGCTACCGGCACTACTCCCTCGACGAGGCAGAGGCCCATGCCTGGACCTGTCCGGTCGACGGCGGGAGGATCAAGAAGGGCGTGCAGAACCGCGCCCATGAACTCGGCGGGGGCGGCGATCTCTCTGGCCGCCCCCCCTACTATCACATCATCCCGCTCGGCGAGATCATCAGGGTGGTCCTCGGCGTCTCTTCCCCCATGACCAAAAAGGTGGAGGCGCGATATGCACGCCTGACCGAGACCTTCGAGACCGAGATCGCCGTCCTTGCCGAGGTGCCCCCAGAAGAGATCGCCGGGGTCGACCCCGAGATCGGGGCGGCCATCGGCGCATTCAGGGAGGGACAGGTAAAACTCGTCCCTGGCGGCGGCGGAAAATACGGCACGTTTTCTTTTCTTTAA